A stretch of DNA from Flavobacteriaceae bacterium MAR_2009_75:
TTGAATATCCTGAGTAGCATCCCCGATAATTGTTCTGTCGTCCTCGGTAATTTCTCCATCAGGAATACCGTCAGGTCCACTAATATCCTTAAATCGTAAATCTCCTGGCGCAGTATTGGCCAGAGGTGTCGGCCCTGCATCGATTTCGTCTTGTGACTGATAAATACCGTCCGCTTCGTAGCCGAAGAAATTAAATAAAGACTCACCCACCTGTACTCTAGTACGCGGAATATTACCGAACAAAGCGCTACTGTTTTGATTAATAAAATCGACTCCGTTCGCCAACTTTGTTACCTCGTTGTCCAAAAAAGTGACATTAAAGCCAGCACTGTAGGTAAAATCACCCTTTTTATCCTGGAAGTTGGCTGCTATCTCTAAACCTCGATTTTCAACTTCGCCCGCGTTGATAAATATATTATTAAAACCTGTTACCGACGGCAAGGGGAACTGTAATAACAAATCCTCAGAAGTTTTAATGAAGTAGTCCGCCGTCAAGGTAAATTTATTGAATAAGCCCAAATCGATACCGATATTGGTCTGAAATTGCTTCTCCCATTGTAAATTTGGGTTTGCAAACCTTCCTGTTGGGGCAACACCTATCAACTCTTGTTGGTTACTACCTATTATATAGCGCAAATCATTTTGAAGTACTGAGTTTGCAGCGTTGGCATTAATACGATCGTTACCAAGAAAACCATAACTACCCCTTATTTTCAGGTTGTCCAAAACCTTACTGTTTTTTAAGGACCCTAAATTGCTTATGACCAAAGCTAAAGATCCGGAGAAGAAATTATCAAAATAATTATCTTCTGTAAAAATAGAAGAACCGTCCCGTCTAAAATTGAACGTACCTAATAGCGTGTTGTCATAATTATATAGAGCCCTACCAATATAAGATAATGTACGTTGCTCTATTCTTCTTCCGGTAGCCGGGGCCGTGGATACGGTTGAACCACTTAAGATAGGTAAGCTTGGACTTATAAAACCACCTACATTTCTAGCTTGTAATCTAGAATCTTCATCATCTTGAACATTATAGCCGACCATAAGGTCTAAGTTGTTTTTTCCAAACGATGTTTTGTAATTAAGAATATTTTCCAATAGAAAAGATGTGCTTTCCCCTCGTGTTTCGTCTATCTCTGCTCCGTTAGATAACCCTACAATATCACCGGGGATACCATCTGGTACTTGTTGATAGTAAGGAGCAAAAAAACGATTGTGAAAATTAATTACATCAGCAGAAATGCTAGTTCTAAAACTCAATCCATCTAAAATATCATATTCCGCATAGACATTTGCCAGAAAACGATTGATGGTCTCTTCGTTTTCCACCAACGTTTGTGAAGCAACAGGGTTTAGCACCTGCCTGCCGCCATCATCATCGTCAGGACCGCCAAAACCACCTATGGTATTTGGGTTTAAAATACCTACGGTCGGTGCATTAAGAATGGACCAGGCCAAGACATTTCTTCCGTTGGCACTATTTTCCTTTTTGAACTCCGAACGGGAATAGGTCATTGAGTTTCCAAATTTAAACTTGCCCTTTCGAGTATCTGTATTCAGTCTTAAATTCGTACGGCTAAAACCTGTTCCAATGATGATACCATCTTCACTGTAGTGTCCTAAAGAGGTAAAATAACGAGTATCTTCTCCACCTCCGGTGGCACTTAACTCGTAGTTTCTTATGTTGGCGGTTTGTAAGACTGCATCTTGCCAATCAGTACTGCTATCAAAAGTTGTACCATCTAGATTAGGGATACGATTTTGACCTGAGTTATCAGATACTTGATTATACACCTGTTGGTATTCCTGAGCGTTTAGTAGGTCTAAACGATTGGTGGCCTCTTGAAAGCCAACAAATGTATTTAAACTTATTTTCGCCTTACCAGATGCCCCACGTTTCGTGGTAACGATGATAACTCCGTTCGCTGCCCTGGCTCCGTAAATGGCAGCTGCCGAGGCATCCTTTAATACGTTTATAGATTCGATATCAGAAGGGTTGATGGTGGATAATGGGTCACTTGAACCTCCGCCAGAAGTACTTATTATAGCACCATCTA
This window harbors:
- a CDS encoding TonB-linked SusC/RagA family outer membrane protein; its protein translation is MMKILMRKKTIAFCLLFCGMNAMLYSQRITGTITDSGGLPLPGVSVLEKGTTNGTQADFDGNYEINVSSDDAILVFSYIGFTSREEQVGGQATINITLQEDVSKLEEVVVIGYGTQRRQNVSAAISTVSAEGIEGRPVADFTNAIQGQVTGLQVTNSSGRPGAGTQVQIRGTGSITGNSNPLYVIDGAIISTSGGGSSDPLSTINPSDIESINVLKDASAAAIYGARAANGVIIVTTKRGASGKAKISLNTFVGFQEATNRLDLLNAQEYQQVYNQVSDNSGQNRIPNLDGTTFDSSTDWQDAVLQTANIRNYELSATGGGEDTRYFTSLGHYSEDGIIIGTGFSRTNLRLNTDTRKGKFKFGNSMTYSRSEFKKENSANGRNVLAWSILNAPTVGILNPNTIGGFGGPDDDDGGRQVLNPVASQTLVENEETINRFLANVYAEYDILDGLSFRTSISADVINFHNRFFAPYYQQVPDGIPGDIVGLSNGAEIDETRGESTSFLLENILNYKTSFGKNNLDLMVGYNVQDDEDSRLQARNVGGFISPSLPILSGSTVSTAPATGRRIEQRTLSYIGRALYNYDNTLLGTFNFRRDGSSIFTEDNYFDNFFSGSLALVISNLGSLKNSKVLDNLKIRGSYGFLGNDRINANAANSVLQNDLRYIIGSNQQELIGVAPTGRFANPNLQWEKQFQTNIGIDLGLFNKFTLTADYFIKTSEDLLLQFPLPSVTGFNNIFINAGEVENRGLEIAANFQDKKGDFTYSAGFNVTFLDNEVTKLANGVDFINQNSSALFGNIPRTRVQVGESLFNFFGYEADGIYQSQDEIDAGPTPLANTAPGDLRFKDISGPDGIPDGEITEDDRTIIGDATQDIQFGFNFNLGYKGFDLSAQFRGVFGNDIFSDTRFYTEGYFQNGNLSTRVLDAWTPENPSTTQPRAVFNGLSNNNIASSYFVEDGSFLRLQNLQIGYTFPQKVLEQLGGVSNARFYLAGQNLLTITDYSGFDPEQQLNGFDPVNYPQSRRFTIGVQLGF